Proteins found in one Amycolatopsis umgeniensis genomic segment:
- a CDS encoding phage portal protein: MPSSWPPPPFDDAHARMREWDAWYTGDPERLVEIYTGERRRAVTPRLRPSTYRGGLVGGLARFFWGRPVPVGQTRQRLHVPLAADIATASADLLFSEPPRIIVDDTAAQARLDLALNSPAMHSRLLEAAEIASALGGAYLRVVWDADVAEHAMLDAVHADAAVPEWRWGELAAVTFYTRVRVDGPAVWRHLERYEPGRIVHALHVGTDTELGRPVPLAEDPSTAWAAPLVNAEGNIATGTDRLAAAYVPNVRPNRVWRGTPQLAPLGRSDFDGVEGLFDALDEVYTSWMRDVRIAKARLLVPTGYLQDNGAGRGASFDEDREVYTELNALSRGGSDTLTVSAHQFAIRVAEHRDTAEDITRTTLRAAGYSLATLGDNDGDASITATEVTAREKLSNRTRDKKARYWASGLAHVSAALVEIDRAVFGGTATVPDLPKVEFPDRTQPDPEALARTVQALGAAEAASTDVRVRMVHPDWEDDQVDAEVAAILTESGRTVPDPAKFNGSEKTSTQANSTLFR; encoded by the coding sequence ATGCCGTCTTCGTGGCCTCCCCCGCCGTTCGACGACGCGCACGCGCGTATGCGCGAGTGGGATGCCTGGTACACCGGTGATCCCGAGCGGCTCGTCGAGATCTACACCGGCGAACGCCGGCGCGCTGTTACACCTCGACTCCGGCCCTCGACCTACCGCGGCGGCCTCGTGGGCGGGCTCGCCCGGTTCTTCTGGGGCCGCCCGGTCCCCGTCGGCCAGACCCGACAACGACTGCATGTGCCGCTCGCCGCGGACATCGCGACCGCGTCGGCCGACCTCCTGTTCTCCGAACCGCCCCGCATCATCGTCGACGACACCGCGGCGCAGGCTCGGCTCGACCTCGCGCTCAACTCGCCGGCGATGCACTCGCGGTTGCTCGAAGCGGCCGAGATCGCCTCGGCGCTCGGCGGTGCCTACCTGCGCGTGGTCTGGGATGCCGACGTGGCCGAGCACGCCATGCTCGACGCCGTCCACGCCGACGCCGCGGTGCCCGAATGGCGTTGGGGTGAACTGGCCGCAGTCACCTTCTATACGCGGGTGCGCGTCGACGGGCCGGCCGTGTGGCGCCACCTCGAGCGCTATGAACCGGGCCGAATCGTGCACGCATTGCACGTCGGCACCGACACCGAACTCGGCCGCCCTGTGCCGCTCGCCGAGGACCCGTCGACCGCATGGGCGGCGCCGCTGGTCAACGCCGAAGGCAACATCGCCACCGGCACCGACCGGCTCGCCGCCGCGTACGTGCCCAACGTCCGCCCTAACCGGGTGTGGCGCGGCACGCCACAACTCGCGCCGCTGGGCCGGTCGGACTTCGACGGGGTCGAAGGTCTCTTCGACGCGCTCGACGAGGTCTACACGAGCTGGATGCGCGACGTCCGGATCGCCAAGGCCCGACTACTGGTGCCCACCGGGTACTTGCAGGACAACGGCGCCGGCCGCGGCGCGAGCTTCGACGAAGACCGCGAGGTCTACACCGAGTTGAACGCGCTGTCGCGCGGCGGCTCGGACACCCTCACCGTCTCCGCGCACCAATTCGCCATCCGGGTAGCCGAACACCGCGACACCGCCGAGGACATCACCCGTACCACGCTCCGCGCCGCCGGCTACTCGCTAGCGACCCTCGGCGACAACGACGGCGACGCCTCGATCACCGCGACCGAGGTCACCGCCCGCGAAAAGCTGTCGAACCGGACCCGCGACAAGAAGGCACGGTACTGGGCCTCCGGTCTAGCGCACGTCTCCGCCGCGCTGGTCGAGATCGACCGGGCCGTCTTCGGCGGCACGGCGACCGTGCCCGACCTGCCGAAGGTCGAGTTTCCCGACCGGACGCAACCGGACCCCGAAGCGCTCGCTCGGACAGTGCAGGCGCTCGGCGCGGCCGAGGCCGCATCGACCGATGTACGGGTGCGAATGGTTCACCCTGACTGGGAAGATGACCAGGTCGACGCCGAAGTCGCCGCCATCCTCACGGAGTCTGGCCGGACGGTACCCGATCCGGCCAAGTTCAACGGTTCCGAAAAAACATCAACGCAAGCTAACAGCACTTTATTCCGCTAA
- a CDS encoding DUF6932 family protein, which translates to MLPSLERSDFDPSQLVLPWSDTAHPASWDEMEKLFGHSPYRRSMLLLARSRLERLAAEGIPLLAVWINGSFVTGSDKPNDLDALVLIDALAWKSCWPLFGGPSGAGARIHTLECDERYEPGGTKLDHLTDFKYLMYFPPDTAGHAVTVEDLDVWHENWSRLRLPSPKQDEEGRLVEDAKGFVEVRWSS; encoded by the coding sequence ATGCTTCCGTCACTCGAGCGGTCCGACTTCGACCCCAGTCAGCTAGTCCTGCCCTGGTCGGACACAGCTCATCCCGCTAGCTGGGACGAGATGGAGAAACTTTTCGGTCACTCGCCGTATCGACGTTCGATGCTGCTGCTCGCTCGCTCCCGGTTAGAGCGACTCGCTGCGGAGGGCATACCGCTACTCGCTGTCTGGATCAACGGATCTTTCGTCACTGGCAGTGACAAGCCAAATGATCTGGACGCGCTTGTCCTGATCGACGCTCTGGCTTGGAAGTCTTGCTGGCCGCTGTTCGGTGGGCCGAGCGGAGCTGGTGCTCGAATTCACACCTTGGAGTGCGACGAGCGGTACGAACCTGGTGGCACGAAGCTCGATCACCTGACCGATTTCAAGTACCTCATGTACTTCCCGCCTGATACCGCAGGTCACGCGGTTACGGTGGAGGACCTCGACGTCTGGCATGAAAACTGGTCGCGCTTGCGGCTTCCCTCGCCAAAGCAGGACGAAGAAGGGAGACTGGTAGAGGACGCGAAGGGCTTTGTGGAAGTGAGGTGGTCCTCGTGA